One Salmo trutta chromosome 12, fSalTru1.1, whole genome shotgun sequence genomic region harbors:
- the LOC115203417 gene encoding E3 ubiquitin-protein ligase MARCH3-like — MAPSVAAMTPEQLLDPQVCSPVGEVKVLPEEERGEESVPCPQEVMDCYGHSPSMTHSPSTDSLSSEGPFCRICHEGGDVGELLSPCECAGTLAMVHRGCLEHWLTASNSSRCELCHHQYSLERLPKPLTEWLGSPAMQHQRRTLCGDVICFLFITPLASLSGWLCVQGAMDLYFSNSMEAVGLMVLTLALFTIYCFWTVVSLRYHIHLFRTWKQTDQRVRLQIPRPARTMHTHHTLNLSFLSKDTRKETVV, encoded by the exons ATGGCCCCCTCTGTAGCAGCCATGACCCCAGAGCAGCTCCTGGACCCGCAGGTATGCAGTCCTGTAGGGGAAGTGAAGGTCTTGCCTGAGGAGGAACGAGGGGAGGAGTCTGTCCCCTGTCCCCAGGAAGTGATGGACTGCTATGGCCACTCCCCCTCAATGACTCACAGCCCCAGCACCGACAG TCTTAGCAGTGAGGGGCCATTCTGTCGTATCTGCCACGAGGGAGGGGATGTCGGGGAGCTGCTCTCCCCCTGTGAGTGTGCAGGGACGCTGGCCATGGTCCACCGGGGCTGCCTGGAACACTGGCTCACTGCCTCCAACAGCAGCCGCTGTGAACTCTGCCACCACCAGTATTCCCTGGAGAGACTGCCCAAGCCACTCACTGAG tGGCTGGGCTCACCAGCCATGCAGCATCAGAGACGGACGCTCTGCGGGGACGTCATCTGCTTCCTGTTCATCACGCCGCTGGCTAGCCTATCAGGATGGCTGTGTGTGCAGGGTGCCATGGACTTGTATTTCAGTAACAGTATGGAGGCTGTTGGACTCATGGTGCTCACCCTGGCTCTCTTCACCATCTACTGCTTCTGGACTGTG GTGTCGCTGCGCTATCACATCCACCTGTTCAGGACGTGGaaacagacagaccagagagtcAGGCTACAGATCCCCCGACCGGCACGgaccatgcacacacaccacacactgaacCTCAGCTTCCTTAGCAAGGACACCAGAAAGGAGACTGTGGTGTAG
- the LOC115203415 gene encoding gap junction gamma-1 protein-like, translated as MTEWTLLKRLLDAVHQHSTMIGRLWLTVMVIFCLLIIAVATEDVYTDEQEMFVCNTLQPGCATVCYDAFAPISQPRFWVFHIISVSTPSLCFLIYTWHNLSKLPQGHSGQGHGVNPLPRDGGKDGGREAFNRSCDSDSCSIHSHRHLGHSLANVLVGITAQSQSLLKGAATTTATTTATTATSLTQARARVYRNSHYDAPGGPGGG; from the coding sequence ATGACGGAGTGGACGCTCCTCAAACGTCTCCTGGACGCCGTCCACCAGCACTCCACCATGATTGGACGCCTCTGGCTCACCGTCATGGTGATCTTTTGCCTCCTCATCATTGCCGTGGCGACTGAGGACGTGTACACCGACGAACAGGAGATGTTTGTGTGCAACACCCTGCAGCCGGGCTGCGCCACAGTCTGCTATGATGCCTTCGCGCCCATCTCACAGCCGCGCTTCTGGGTCTTCCACATCATCAGCGTCTCGACTCCGTCTCTCTGTTTTCTCATATATACGTGGCATAATCTGTCGAAGCTGCCGCAGGGACACAGCGGGCAGGGCCATGGGGTTAACCCATTGCCTCGAGACGGGGGAAAGGATGGAGGTCGAGAGGCATTCAACCGGAGCTGCGACTCGGATAGCTGCTCCATTCATTCGCACCGGCACTTAGGTCACAGCTTGGCCAATGTCTTGGTGGGAATCACTGCCCAGAGTCAGAGCCTCCTAAAGGGAGCTGCCACCACTACAGCCACCACTACAGCCACCACCGCCACGTCTCTAACCCAGGCCAGGGCTCGCGTCTACAGGAATAGCCACTACGATGCACCGGGGGGTCCTGGAGGTGGATGA